Below is a window of Solanum stenotomum isolate F172 chromosome 7, ASM1918654v1, whole genome shotgun sequence DNA.
CCTTTGAACCTAATGGTCTACCACACTTCAGGCGTGCttttgactcattagctatgaCACTAGTAGATGGTCCTACAGGGACATCAATTCAAATTGGGACATTCTTTGCAGGAATATGTGATTTAGTAATCCTTTTCAAATCTGTAAATGGGTCTGACATTTGATTTGCAATTTTCTGCAAATGAATGATCTTTTGTACTTTTTGCTCACAAATGGAAGTATGGGGATCAAGATGAGACAATGATGGATTTTTCCACAAAATTTCTCCTGTAATTTCACTATTTTCTCCCCCTAATTTTGGAAAAAGTGTCTCATCAAACCGACAATCTGCGAATCTGGCTGTGAACAAATCTCCAATTAGTGGTTCAAGTTAGCGAATAATAGAGGGTGATTCAAACCCAATATATATTCCTAACCTTCTTTGGGGGCCCAGTTTAGTGTGATATGATGGTGCTACCGGCACATATACAGTGCATCCAAAAGTTCTTAGATGAGATATATTGGGTTGTTGACCCAAAACCAATTGCAATGGTGAAAACTTATGATAATTTGTCGGTCTGAGAAGTATAAGTGCTGCAACATGCAAAATTGCATGACCCCACACAGAAGTGGGTAACTTAATTTTCATAAGTAATGGTCTTGCTATCAACTGCAATCGTTTAATTAATGACTCAGCCAGACCATTTTGAGTGTGAACATGAGCTATATGATGTTCAACTCTTATCCCAATAGATAAGCAATAATCACTAAATGTCTGAGATGAAAACTCAGCAGCGTTATCAAGGCGAATGAACTTAATCTGATTATCAGGAAACTGTGCCCGTAATTGTATTATTTGTGCCAATAATTTTGTAAATGTCAAGTTGCGAGATGACAATAGGCACACATGAGACCATTTAGAAGAAGCATCTACCAATAtcataaaatatctaaatggCTCACTTGGTGGGTGAATAAGTCCACAAATGTCCCCATGTATACGTTCTAAGAACGTAGGGGACTCAATTTTGACCTTTGTTGGTGATGGTCTCACAATTAACTTGCCTTGATAACATGCATTACAAGAAAATTCACcatttaaaagaattttcaaGTTCTTTAATGGATGCCCATTTAAATTTTCTATAATTTGTCTCATCATTATGGACCCAAGATGTCCCAGACGATCATGCCAAAGTACAAAGGTATTGGAATTAGTAAACCCCCGATTTACTATAGAATGTGCCTCAATTGCACTAATTTTTGTCCAATACAATCCAGAAGATAAGGCTATGAATTTTTCTACAACATATGTCTGCCCGGAGACATTTTTGGTTATACCAAGATATTCAAGATTCATTTCATCAATTGTCTTGATATGATAACCATATTCACGAATATTTTTGAAACTCAATAAGTTTCTCCGAGACTGAAGAGAAAACATAACATTATTTATTATGAGTTTAGTTCCCTTGGGTAAAATTATAATGGCTCTTCCAAAGCCCTTGATCAAATTAGCACTACCAGATATCGTAGTAACATTCATATTGCCcatatttaaataagaaaaatatttctcattttttaatattgtgtGTTGTACCAGAATCAATCAAGCAAATGTCTTCATAATTTGATAATTTGCTTGGAGAATTATCCATATCTTCAAAAGTAAtgaaataaatgtatattaaaccattaattatcttttattaaataatttataaaatataagaaataatggAAGTGTTAAAATGACATTTGAATCATTATAATGATCATGTACTAATAATGCACAAGATCTTTATCACCCAAACCTTTAACACTAAACTTTAGTTTAGTTTATTATGTCTAAAATAAGTATTAACATAATTGTTTAATTTCTTGAAAGACatgacaaaagaaaaagttgattTTCCACTTACTTTATTTAGATAGTGCTTAGATAGTGCATTTACTTTCACTTTAAATATAACACTATATGTTTCCTTTTATAGTCACAAAAtgataagaagaaaatattatcttaatatatttcaattcatCTTCAAATCATTATAACATTCCAACTCACGTTTCCATAGATGTTTTAAAATGGACTCAATTAATATACATGGATAAACATGAgtactttaattatttattttccacaTTATGACCAGtacaaaacaacaaatattaGTAACATTATTATTAGCAAATATCAATCATGATTATTCTTCCATATCCACAGAACCGTCACCAATTAAGTGATGTATTTTTCCTTCGGGGTGTGTGAAGAAATCTGGTACATCCAAGTGTGTGATGTCAACATGATCAGTGATAAAATTAGCTTCAggatttttatccttatttCTTAGTGATGATTGGTAAAGCTCAACTAAGTGTTTAGGAGTACGATAATCACATGCATAATGACCCTTTCCACCACATCGAAAATTGTTTGTTTTAACTGTTTCATGTTTCTCatcttttccttttcccttttGATAGTGATTTTTCTTTGGTGAATGATTAACACCGGGAAAAGGATTTCTCTCTTGGTTGCAATTACGACCACGTCCACGACCTCTTCCACGCCTAGCGTGGTGGGCGTACACCTCATTCACTTCAGGAAATGGTGTAGATCCAGTGGGACGATTCTCatgattttcatgatttttcatcAACAAATCATTATTTTGTTCAGCCACGAGAAGATGAGAAATCAGTTCAGAATACTTCTTGAAACCCTTTTcttaatattgttgttgtaaaaGCACATTCGAGACATGAAATGTGGAGAACGTTTTTTCCATCATATCAACATCACTAACCGTATCTCCACATAATTTCAATTGAGAAGTAATTCTGAACATGGCAGAATTGTACTCATGGATAGACTTAAAGTCTTGTAGCCTTAAATGCATCCAATCATATCGTGCCTTTGGATGAATGACCATCtccaaatggtcatatctttctTTTAGATTATTCCACAGAACGAGTGGATCCTTGACTGTGagatattcaatttttaaaattttatcaataTGATGACATAAGAATATCATTGCTTTAGCACAGTCTTGTTTTGATgctttattttcaattttaatggTGTCTCCAAGACCCATTGCATCCAAATTGATTTCAGCATCCAGTACCCATGAAAAGTAGTTCTTGCCTGAACTATGAAGGGCAACGAACTCAAGTTTGGTAAGATTAGCcataataaaaagaagaaaaataataatacctTAGCCTTCAAATTTAGTCTTCAAACTTTGAGATGATAGAGtctcgtgctgataacgtgttataaaataaagactAAGTACTAAAATTAAACTAACAACAACCAAGAAAGGAAGAATATATTAGAGAGATAAAATAGAAAACTTTGTATCTTTCttattttgtgtgtttttcCATACAAGTTACAATGCCTTTTGTAGGCATAAAAAAGGTATAATGGACATTCATTAATCCATTTACAACAAAAAGTTAGAATTTCAAACTCCATGATATTTTAATAGTGACTGGATTGGATCTGATGGTTTAAAAAGTACCTCTTGATAATGCTTCATTTTTGGATTAGGGTTTTTCATTTTGGGGTCGGGTCAAATTTAGCAgtttttttggaaatttcatttttaaaattattagaaaaagacataaattcaTCCCTAAAGTTGTTttgaaaagtcagttacacgcttaaactacTGGagcgacctattacacacctatactattcaaaagtgaatttaatatCATCCTCAAAGCTGACAtggaaataaaattaaatataaaataaataaagtgcgTTTGAGTTTTAAAAAAGTCAATTTTTCCCCGCCCTTACCCTTTTCCTTCATGTCACCCTACCTATCTTCTCCACTCGATCTCGTCAAATGTAAGATACAGGTCTCACTCTTCCCCCTTACCGATTCAATTTGATTTGCGCTTTGAGTTACAGATCTGTCCATTTCTCACGTGATCCTTCACTTCTCAAATCTATTAGAAAACTGTGTTGTTCTATTTTTGTTCTTATATCCGATCTATACTCTTCTGAATTctaaaaatctatatttttaatGTAACCATTTTAGAGGCACAAGTGTTTTGGTTGTTTCTCTATGATGCAGGAAGACaccttattattttttatttaagatttTAACTGAAAAATCATTGTTTCAGATCTTACTTCTTTGTCCAGATGTAATAATTTCTATCATTCCCTTTGATTTTCTCGACCATGAAAGGAATGTCTCCTCTCGATCTCGTCAAttgtaataattttttgtgGTGGGTTTGGAGATGGGTGATAAAATTAGAGATGATATGCCttttaatttcaataataacaataaaatttgTGATTTTGATGTGGATGTTGAAATTTATGGTTTTGATTGTGATAAATTTCAATGGTAGTGGTTGTGGGAAGATTTCGGTGGTGAATTTGGTTATGGGTAGTGAAATCAATGATGGTGGAGAAGTGAATTAGGTGATAATGGCAACATTAATGGCGGTGGTTTAATGGTGGGTTTGATGGTTCATAGGAAAGAAGAAGCAATTGGgtgacatgattttttttttgaaatctgACGTGGCAGTGACACGGTGATGATGTGGCGCGATTGTGAGACACTCTCCCATCATGTGATGGTTGTATGTGCATCAGAGTTGAAATAAATTCTCTTTTAAATAATTCAAGTCTGTAATAGGTCGTCACAATAGTTTAaacgtgtaactgacttttcatAATAAGTTGAGGggaaatttatttcttttcccAAATTACTATTCAAGTAGTTGCTATGGTTGTTCCTAGTAAACTCCGAAAAATGATCCCTCCTTATACTGCTTGCCGTTCGTTAGCTACTCTAGTTCTCACTCCAAGTATTCCGTTCGTTCGGACTCTCCATTCTGGTTAGCTCGGTAGAGTGGCAGGCGAAATCCGTCTCTCTTTATAGATATTGAGATAGATATTGAGTAGGTAGGCGGCTAGTCACTTCTTACTCGTGTAGTGAGAAAAACCTTATTTTATTCTTAGTTCAATCACGAGTTGAAGGTTTGCGATAGATGTTGCCTTTCCTGGATAAACGATCTCAAATCGGCTTTTTTATTGTTGCAGATCTGTGAAAATAATCGGTTCATTTGTCCCTGGTTCCGGTTGGAAGTGTCATCTGTAGCGGGAATCGatatctgtatttgtataaatataagAGATGCTTTTTGCTTTGTCTTTTAAGCCGGATCTAGAATGTATTGGTAAGGATCTCTCCCCTGCCTATTTGTTTGGAGGGTGCTTGTCTCTGCTCTGAGTCCTCTCTCATCCAAGCAGCTGAAGAAAAGCAAGAGTGAAACTACGAGCTAAAAGCAGGCGTGCTCCTATTGAGAATACGAGACCACCTCCCACTTTTTTTTGGCGCACTTGTTTGATGAGCGCTTTTAAGCCTAAGCGCCCCATAAGTCAAAAGCTAGCCAAAGCAAGGTAGAAGTAGCAGTCTCAGTAGTGGTTGCAGGTGCAGATGAAGAAGACTTGGATAAAGGCACGTATCAGTAGCAGAATGGAAGATTGGCTTTTTAGATAAGGTTTCGAAAAGAAGTTTTTCCGCTTGTGCGAATCACAGTTCTTCTGCTTGTGTTACCTTTACAGTGGGTGGAGTCCCATCCAAGCATATCCTCATATCCtattttcagtcttttaaaGCTGCTTTCGAGCCAGTGTAAGATGCATTGAGTTCCTCGCCACTTCCAGTTGCAGTGCCAATTGCTAATCACTCTCCCAAAGGATGTCCTTGGTGTTGTGTTGGCAAGAATCTCTTCGGAAAAAGAGGCGCTTTCTAGATCTAAGCGAATTCGACGCCACTGAGTTCAATTCTAAGCTAAACCCATTCAACTGCAGTCAAAAGGTAAAATCTTCCCCTGCGTTGATAGAAAGAGCTTTCTTTTCATCCAACTATTAATATCATAAGAAAGCTGTTAGCTTAGGGCAGAGGTATGCCACAAGCCTACCCGAGTTCCACAGCATTGATGTCGTTGTTTATTCGTTTTTCGGGTGACCGTTCTGGAATGAACAGCGACCAATTCCCTATTCAATCGAACCAGAAAATTAGACACCTTACACTCTAAACTCTGACAATTAGAACAACTAAATCAAgcttcagaaaaaaaaaagNNNNNNNNNNNNNNNNNNNNNNNNNNNNNNNNNNNNNNNNNNNNNNNNNNNNNNNNNNNNNNNNNNNNNNNNNNNNNNNNNNNNNNNNNNNNNNNNNNNNTTCTATTATAATATATCAAGATGCAAAAATATTCTCTCAAATAAACtttacaatattattttataataatttaaattttgaatttgtcaataaattattttttatgattatatttATCAACTAACCGCGCAACACGCGGGTACGTATACTAGTGAGTTAATAGTAATAACAGTAACTAAAGATATTTGTAGAAccatttagtttttttgttatCATTCTTGGTTGATTTTTATTAGCatgaaattacatttttacACTCGATCATCATCAACTTCATATATAGAAAGatgtttcaaaaattatttgttttttctttcttaatagATTTTTGTTAGAATGAATTATATTTGTACCCTTGATCGTCCTATCACTTCACTCTTCTAtatattagaagaagaaaaataaataaataaataaataattatatatatatatatatatatatatatatatatactattttcaAAAGTTTAGAGGTATAATTGGTTTTTTCCATTGTTCAGAACatatcatatttaattttaaacacATAATTAATAAAAGTTTGTAGCAATATTCTTAACTTGAATTGTTGAAAGTTGTAGCAATATTCTTAACTTGAATTGTTGAAAGTTGtatcaatattcaaaatattaattatttcattcaaattgCGTTATTTCATTGACTCTTAGAAATAGTCAATTTTGTTGGCTTGGTGAACTGTACTAGGATATACTTATAATTGTTGATGAGATCATATTGTTGATTATCAACCAATGAAATCTATTTATTTGAAGGTCAAGTTGTGCGCACACACATgtaaacaaaataaacattaaaatatatcaagaaagCAAGTGTACACAATTGTGGAgcatattcaaataaattagaagTCATTGCCACGTTAGAATATAATATAGATAATTGTTACAATACACTTCTTTTCTAGAAGCACCaacaaatttttcattttcttccttttcgaTTTTTATATAATGGAAGTGATCTCGTTAATAAATGGATCAGTCTTTTGTTTAATCAGAAATCTCAAGAAAGTTATTAACATAACGAAAACGAAAAAAAGAAAGGGCTTTTGGGAAGTGAAATTGCAACAACTGAGCCTGTCACTCGTATCTTACCTAACACAATTTTTCAACATTTGACCACTAGTTTAGTATAGCACACTGAAGCTGGCTGAATTTTAATTAGCACAGAAATTTGTGATTGACTATCAAATATTGTttactattattattgaaatgtaggtatttttttttatccttgtaGAGTCAAGTTTTTATTTAGTAAGTCTCTAGGATATGAGAAATATATGCACTTGAGAATTATTGTGGATAATTTTCTTCTAAAGGACAAAACACAAAATGCATAATAATAATTACTCACTcgtcatttttacttgtcactatttgacttgacacatttattatgaaaataattattgatatatgtattttaccAAACTATCTCTATGAAATGATGTTTAGTATTGGGATTTGGAGAATAGGTATTTAATGATGAGGGTAAAATATgaggaaaaataattattttttcttgatatatcaaaagtgacaagtaaaaataaaaatttattttaggaataagtgacaaataaaattgaggagaaaaatattatactttATAGAGTTAATACCTCAAACTAATTTCCTAAATTACTCACATATATTAAAGGATGTTATTGTTATTCATGAACTTTAAGTATTTACTATCTAAAATCTCATATAGTGCCAAGTGACATGGAGAGAGGTTTCACTCTCTTTGTGTtgtgtaaaaatataaataggctatatttttatttttattttgatctgGCATGCATAGAGAGAGTGATACATCTTATAGCAATAAGACCTGTCATTTTATTTCTTGTGAGTATATTGTCCTAATTTTTAAATAGTGCTAATGAGTTGCACGCGATGACTTTAAAAAGAGTGGTTAGGTATCTTAAAAGAACTCTAACATCAAATTTAGGAAAAGTTAGAATTTCAAACTCCATGATATTTTAATAGTGACTGAGTTGGATCTGATGATATAGAAAGTTCTTTATCGTGATAATGCTTCATTTTGGGATTAGGGTTTTTCATTTTGGGGTCGGGGTCAAATTTAGCTGTTTTTTTAGAaagttcatttttaaaattattattcaagTAGTTGTTATGGTTGTTCCTAGTTTTAGATATGTTGTTTGCATGTTCATAGCCACTTTATTCTGTCATTCAACGTGCATTTCatgtatttaaatttgaaattaaaggtCAATAAAAATCAGTCTTTCCCAGtcaattttatttcttctttcttttgcaaTTCCAACTAAAAGGCAAAGGTACACAAAGCAAAATACATGAGATACATACATTAAATGATATGTACTATTGATCGACCTACATTTATTAACATAATACCTTACGACTCTCAATGCTCAGTGAGACACCAATACTTCAAACATGAAAATAACAACTTTTATATCATCTCCACAATGATCTTTCCTGTGGCATGTCCATCAAGACTCTTGGCCCAAGCATCTTGAGCCTTGCTTAGAGGATACTTAGAGTCAAATATAGTCGTTAACTTCCCTTCTTTCACCAAATTAACAAGCAATTTCAGTTCCTTATCTTCTTTAGGAATAAAAATCAACGGCAACAACTGTTTTTTGGAGAATGTCAGTTTCTTCCATACATAAGTGTACATTGAACTAGGCCCAGGAGTAAGATCAATTACCTTACCTGTGTCATTCAAATTAGGCTCAAATGTTGACCAGGGAATGCCTCTAGCACAATGAACCACTACATCATACTTTTTTCCTGATGGACTTTTAAGAGTTGCTCCTTGTGGCGTTTTATAGTCAAGAACCTCATCTGCTCCTAAACTCTTTACGAATTCAATGTTACGAGCTCCACATGTTCCTGTAACATGAGTATTACCCAACTTTGCTAATTGAACAGCATAATGTCCAACACCACCTGAGGCAGCAGTGATAAGAATGTTCATACGCGTTCCACTTCCGTCTAGCTTGATTCCAGAAATATCAACAAGGGCTTTGTGTGCTGAAATAGCAGCAATTGGAAGGCCTGCACCTTCAGCAGCTGATACTTCCTCTGGCCTTTGAACTGTCAAGCTCTCCTTTGCAACTGCATACTCTGCCAATCCACCTCCAATCTGTTAATATATTATAGTATTAGAGTTTATATTATGTGTATATGAATTTCTACACtatcaaattaattagttgACCTACAATTACATATAACTAACAAATCAATTAAACAAATTAGACTTACAAATGGATTAAGAAGAGCCACAACTTTGTCACCAGCCTTAAATTTCACAACACTTGATCCAACCTCTACAACTTCTCCAGCTACATCAGTACCTACTCCTCACTCACAAAGATACattattaaaaatacaaaaacgaTAAATGATGAGCAAGAAGTTATTAATTAACTGCACTTACAAGGTATAACGGGAAATTTGCGAGGAACAAAAGGACGAGCCACACCTTTCTGAAATTTCAAGTCTAATGGATTTAAACTTGTAGCCTCCAATTTTATCAAAACCTCATCCTTGTTCGGAGTAGGCACTAGAACTTCAACATGCTGCAACAATTAATGACAAATCTATCATGTGATGACGGTGTAAAACATGTTACATATTTATAGAATGGTACGGTGTTACTTATAAGATGAAATTTCATCCAAAACTGAATATGGATATATAGGAGAGTAAGTACCTTCAATCCATCAGCTCCTCTTCCATAAGAGTTGTACTGCACCGCGCGCATAATTAACTTCCCTTCCATACCTCTAATAACCTCTGTTGTTTTGATTAATTTGGTTTCATCCTCCTAGCTATTGATTCAACtgtatttaaactaataattagaTTGGACAGGAATTTTCTatgttaaaatagttgaaaaGTCGTGCAAGCCAAAgttgaaaatcaaaatattctattgttTTCTTGTTTGAATTGTGTGCCAAGGATTGAATCCATTTTCATGACGATCATACAAATCACAGAACcataaacaaaagaaacaaagtATTAAATTGAAGAAAACAATTCATTATTTCTTAAGGGGACGGTTTGAAACTTTCTAAATAATACTTtctccgttttaatttgtttctctGATTTTAATCTGACACGAAGtttataaaatttttttttttttgaatcttatctctttaattaatgatatacagAATCAGTTAATTAATTCACAAAAGTCATTCAAGTTTAGTGGTGGTCGACTTCACAAAGTCACTCATTCTGCTCATTGCCTTAATATAAATCTACTGAAAATATGACATTTCTCTAATATAATAAGAGGGAGTTGAAGCAACTCAATCAAGCAACATGTCAACATGTTTGTCTTGCATTTGAAGGATAATTCAGCAATTTCACTTAAAGTGGAATTATATTACTAGTGAACaaattttgttgttgtaattgTAGTTGTGGTTGTCAGTTGCTTTTACTTTGCCTCTTTCATAGCTACTTGGCTATTTCGTCTTCTAAGAGCtacccttttttttatatgtcatccctttctataaatagttgattcataatacttgtcatttcataaaatcaatgcataaattgtaatattgttctttttttacccttgtgagttattagccttgaaaatatatatttgaccaacttagaaaagttaagtaaatgattcatgtttattagttaaattaattaatcaaaataaattaattcatatttattgattaaaaacttgagtaccaaaaaaattaaataagggtagaagggtaaagttacatcattttttaatacaagtacaaagtaaaaatgtgacatataaaaagaaacggGGGAATATCTTGGAAAGGAAAATTGAATTTGTCTTTGGTTATTCTTATTTCCTCTGCGGttcgttcttttttttttttccaatttaaagAAATCATTTTCTTGGCTTCTTTGTTTGTGCAGATgtgttttgtaatttttattatttttttggtatttatgaatctgttttgtttttgtgaaaAGAGTAAATATTACATTGATATGGATGTATAATGTCAAGTGTGGATGATAATTCCAAACCCATTGGAAATTCCTGGCtgaggatatttttgtaaatctttgtactttctctattttaattaatttatcttaGTTTGTTAATTCTCCATATTTCAAAATTacctaaaaatattataaattataaaaaatattataaattatgataattaacaacttaaatatttaaatgatatataaaaaatttaattgacgcTTAAAACTCTATcgatgccacataaattgaaaaaaacaataagtaacatatatattatttgaaaatgatgtAAAAACACTACAcataacaataattaacaacttgaaACACTTGAAAGACATATAAAAcatttgattgactcttgaaattttatgtGTGGGTAAATTGGGACATACGAAGTAGTATATATTAGTATTCAAAAATTATGTGAAAAATACTAcctaaatcacaataattaacaacttgaaacatttaaaaatcatataagaATTTGAATGACTCTCCAAATTATATTTGTGACACATAACTTCAAACAAAAAGAGTAAGGGAAAATTACACAAGACAAATATGTGATATATATTTACAATAAACcattatagttttaaaaaattacaatttatagctATATGTAAGGTTTTATAGCAAATTTCTCTTCTCTCGCCCAAACAATTGCATCCCAAAAAACATTCCATATaaatataacaattttattttgtgtCATGTATGCAAATGTATTTGTATTCTATATCAGctgtattttgtatatgtatcaattgtATACGTATTCTATATCAATTGTATTATGACAATTTGTATTATGCCAATTGTATTCGTCGATACATGTATTCCTCCTCTCTTTTCCCTCTCTAAATATTTCTCCCCTCTCTCCTCCCTTTTTcgatctcactcgcctctctcctccctctctcgatCCCTCTCGGCTCCCATTTTGATACAAATCAGTTATATCAATTGCATTTGTGATACAACAAATACAACATGCATTCAACCTCTTTTCtctctctcccaaatctcgctcgcctctcttctCCCTCTCCTAGTCTGGCTTGCCTCTCTTCTCtctctaacatgtagctataTTTCGTAATTAagcaaattatagctatagatCTCCAATTAAGCCCAAAATATAGTCattaattttgaaagttttcCAAAGAGTAATGTACATAGGACC
It encodes the following:
- the LOC125869642 gene encoding uncharacterized protein LOC125869642 → MANLTKLEFVALHSSGKNYFSWVLDAEINLDAMGLGDTIKIENKASKQDCAKAMIFLCHHIDKILKIEYLTVKDPLVLWNNLKERYDHLEMVIHPKARYDWMHLRLQDFKSIHEYNSAMFRITSQLKLCGDTGFKKYSELISHLLVAEQNNDLLMKNHENHENRPTGSTPFPEVNEVYAHHARRGRGRGRGRNCNQERNPFPGVNHSPKKNHYQKGKGKDEKHETVKTNNFRCGGKGHYACDYRTPKHLVELYQSSLRNKDKNPEANFITDHVDITHLDVPDFFTHPEGKIHHLIGDGSVDMEE
- the LOC125871359 gene encoding chloroplast envelope quinone oxidoreductase homolog — encoded protein: MEGKLIMRAVQYNSYGRGADGLKHVEVLVPTPNKDEVLIKLEATSLNPLDLKFQKGVARPFVPRKFPVIPCTDVAGEVVEVGSSVVKFKAGDKVVALLNPFIGGGLAEYAVAKESLTVQRPEEVSAAEGAGLPIAAISAHKALVDISGIKLDGSGTRMNILITAASGGVGHYAVQLAKLGNTHVTGTCGARNIEFVKSLGADEVLDYKTPQGATLKSPSGKKYDVVVHCARGIPWSTFEPNLNDTGKVIDLTPGPSSMYTYVWKKLTFSKKQLLPLIFIPKEDKELKLLVNLVKEGKLTTIFDSKYPLSKAQDAWAKSLDGHATGKIIVEMI